In a single window of the Elaeis guineensis isolate ETL-2024a chromosome 6, EG11, whole genome shotgun sequence genome:
- the LOC105046863 gene encoding uncharacterized protein: MRSMGMDFGSPAKSLEETSKEEGPPYMGELDLNLLGNKGEKGGKIFQDGTEALEENMQGYTNQEKISDYTDEGLMSTIEDYENHNEMQGADHVDLSGEQLDTGANKLPDELEPRDSYLCFDKPVLSADKNDNSDEVVDNGTYDYQSAQSPSLFATENGDVGNISGNSQSGKAERSDEEMDHENFSHDTKMDEGDYPEEMVASDNSGMVRECSGVHSPLKMRNGSSSPERNLSDSMERSPYSKPSARQEPLPPENNDKKSASSPSPCKRKHSPSPEKHAVGHKRASSHDRLSPPVRRKSPLGRPTRRDSHHRDDSPRKRLSVSPQRRDSLRRRDRSASRSPVRRRTSSGSRRDHHGKSRSRSPYARDRYQRSPRRRHSPRHRSPPPSYYFRRRSPRRHWSPPPNRNTGIGRPGRNLFVAGFSYVTTERDLEKKFSKFGRVTDVRIVRDKRSGDSRGFGFLSLERDEDADAAIRALDQTEWNGRIVLVEKSKTSAR; encoded by the exons ATGAGAAGTATGG GGATGGATTTTGGTTCACCTGCTAAGAGTTTAGAAGAGACCAGCAAAGAGGAAGGGCCTCCATATATGGGAGAGCTAGACCTTAACTTACTTGGTAACAAGGGTGAAAAGGGTGGAAAGATTTTTCAAGATGGAACTGAAGCATTGGAGGAGAATATGCAAGGTTACACAAATCAGGAGAAGATTTCAGACTATACAGATGAGGGATTGATGTCCACAATTGAGGATTATGAAAACCATAACGAAATGCAAGGGGCTGACCATGTCGATCTTTCAGGTGAACAGCTTGATACAGGTGCTAATAAATTACCAGATGAACTGGAACCTAGAGATTCTTATCTGTGCTTTGATAAGCCTGTCTTATCAGCTGATAAAAATGATAATTCTGATGAAGTAGTGGATAATGGAACCTATGACTATCAAAGTGCACAGTCACCATCTTTGTTTGCCACAGAGAATGGAGATGTTGGAAACATATCAGGGAATTCTCAATCTGGAAAGGCAGAGCGCAGCGATGAGGAAATGGATCATGAGAACTTTAGTCATGATACTAAAATGGACGAGGGTGACTACCCCGAGGAGATGGTAGCTTCCGATAATAGCGGGATGGTAAGGGAGTGCTCTGGTGTGCATTCCCCTCTAAAAATGCGAAATGGTTCTTCATCACCAGAGAGAAATCTGTCTGATTCTATGGAAAGGTCTCCCTACAGCAAGCCATCAGCAAGGCAAGAGCCCCTCCCTCCTGAAAATAATGACAAGAAATCAGCTTCTTCTCCAAGCCCATGTAAAAGGAAACATTCACCTTCTCCTGAAAAGCATGCCGTGGGTCACAAGAGAGCTTCTTCACATGATCGTCTATCTCCACCCGTAAGACGGAAATCTCCTCTGGGAAGGCCAACACGACGAGATTCTCATCACAGAGATGATTCTCCAAGAAAACGCTTGTCTGTGTCACCTCAAAGGCGAGATTCACTGCGAAGGAGGGATAGGTCTGCATCTCGATCACCTGTGAGGAGGAGGACTTCTTCTGGATCCAGAAGAGACCACCATGGTAAATCTCGATCAAGGTCTCCCTATGCAAGGGATCGTTATCAAAGATCACCAAG GAGAAGGCATTCTCCAAGGCACAGATCTCCTCCACCAAGTTATTATTTTCGTCGTCGCTCTCCAAGGAGGCATTGGTCACCACCTCCGAACCGCAACACTGGAATTGGTAGGCCTGGAAGGAATTTATTTGTTGCAGGTTTCAGCTATGTCACTACTGAGAGAGACTTGGAGAAGAAATTCTCAAAGTTTGGACGTGTAACAGATGTTCGGATAGTTCGAGATAAAAG ATCAGGGGATTCTCGTGGCTTTGGATTTTTATCCTTGGAAAGGGATGAGGATGCTGATGCTGCAATACGTGCTCTTGATCAGACAGAGTGGAATGGTAGAATTGTTCTGGTGGAGAAATCAAAAACATCTGCTCGCTAA